From the genome of Uranotaenia lowii strain MFRU-FL chromosome 1, ASM2978415v1, whole genome shotgun sequence, one region includes:
- the LOC129739626 gene encoding xaa-Pro aminopeptidase ApepP-like, with product MGKAKKLLIGASALLIIMVGCGVAFGRTLSGDDDLMFDDTPKTMDRILQEIRSHMQDYSIDAYIVPSVDAHNTEYISQHDRRLRYVTNFTGSAGTAIITLDKAALWTDSRYHLQAEAQLDGDHWTLMKQGVAGVPTQDQWLLDNLPGVAQVGADPFLITSTEFDRLAKVLIGGGKRLITLERNLVDIVWNNRPAQTAGPLLLLDIKFSGKRASEKVADLRKELETRKAAAIVINGLDEIAWLLNMRGSDIRYNPVFFAYVIVSRSEILLFTNPERINSSVQEHFRSEGITVNVREYNDILKGIEKFVDEGDRLIVASSCSQAIYAHIPVDQRIQVYSIVASKKAVKNSVEAEGMRKAHIRDGAALVRYLHWLEKNVDSNNVTELSGAAKLREFRSVQENFVDLSFTAISSFGPNGAIVHYSPTEETDTLITRDSIYLIDSGGQYLDGTTDVTRSVHMGTPTSFQKEAFTRVLKGFLSLGSAVFPTKTSGTFFDAMARRALWDVGLDYGHGTGHGIGSFLGVHEYPPSIVSNSASPSNQGLEENMFTSNEPGYYEANQFGIRLEDIVQVVKAEVAHDFGGRGALTFYTNTVAPLQTKLMDLTLLSDHEIELINAYHSRVLREVGPLLLDQGDNDAFMWLRQQTQTIVK from the exons AACCCTTTCCGGCGATGATGATCTCATGTTCGACGACACCCCGAAAACGATGGACCGAATTCTGCAGGAGATACGAAGCCACATGCAGGACTATTCGATCGACGCCTACATCGTGCCATCAGTGGATGCCCATAAC acgGAGTACATCTCCCAGCATGACCGCCGGCTCCGGTACGTGACCAATTTTACCGGGTCTGCGGGGACGGCGATCATCACCCTGGACAAGGCAGCGCTGTGGACCGACTCGCGCTACCATCTGCAGGCGGAAGCACAACTCGATGGGGACCACTGGACGTTGATGAAGCAGGGCGTTGCCGGAGTTCCCACCCAGGATCAATGGTTGCTGGACAATCTACCGGGTGTTGCTCAGGTCGGAGCCGATCCGTTTTTGATCACATCGACGGAGTTCGATCGACTGGCCAAGGTGTTGATTGGAGGTGGGAAGCGGCTGATTACGCTGGAGCGAAACTTGGTGGATATTGTGTGGAACAATAGACCGGCTCAGACGGCGGGACCGTTACTGTTGCTGGACATAAAGTTCTCCGGAAAGAGGGCTTCCGAGAAGGTTGCAGATTTGAGAAAGGAGTTGGAGACTCGGAAGGCCGCGGCTATAGTCATTAATGGACTGGATGAAATTGCTT GGCTCTTGAACATGCGAGGATCGGACATTCGCTACAACCCGGTGTTCTTTGCCTACGTGATCGTATCGCGAAGTGAAATCCTACTCTTCACTAATCCGGAACGGATTAACTCATCCGTTCAGGAGCACTTCCGATCGGAGGGCATAACGGTGAACGTCCGGGAGTACAACGACATTCTGAAAGGGATCGAGAAGTTTGTCGACGAAGGCGATCGGTTAATTGTGGCTTCGAGCTGTAGTCAAGCCATCTACGCCCACATCCCGGTAGATCAACGGATACAGGTTTACAGTATTGTTGCGAGTAAGAAGGCCGTCAAGAATTCGGTGGAAGCTGAAGGTATGCGGAAAGCGCACATCAGGGATGGGGCTGCCTTGGTGAGGTACCTTCACTGGTTGGAGAAAAATGTCGACTCCAACAACGTAACCGAACTTTCCGGTGCGGCAAAGCTTCGGGAGTTCCGAAGTGTTCAGGAAAACTTTGTGGATCTTAGTTTCACTGCAATCAGTTCGTTCGGACCCAACGGAGCTATCGTCCATTACAGTCCAACGGAGGAAACGGACACCCTTATTACCAGGGACAGTATCTACCTGATTGACTCCGGTGGTCAGTACCTAGATGGAACTACGGATGTAACAAGATCGGTCCATATGGGTACACCAACTTCCTTTCAAAAGGAGGCCTTCACCCGAGTTTTGAAAGGTTTCCTCAGTTTAGGTTCAGCTGTGTTCCCAACAAAAACCTCAGGAACCTTCTTCGACGCGATGGCTCGCCGAGCTCTCTGGGACGTAGGCCTAGACTACGGTCATGGAACAGGTCATGGAATCGGATCCTTTCTGGGAGTTCACGAGTACCCACCCTCAATCGTCTCCAACTCGGCTTCTCCAAGTAATCAAGGCCTGGAAGAAAACATGTTCACCTCGAATGAACCGGGTTATTACGAGGCCAATCAGTTCGGAATCCGCCTAGAGGACATTGTTCAAGTAGTGAAGGCAGAAGTGGCGCACGATTTCGGAGGTCGAGGAGCCCTAACGTTCTACACCAATACGGTTGCGCCGCTGCAAACGAAGCTGATGGATTTGACGTTGCTAAGTGACCATGAGATCGAACTGATCAATGCGTACCATTCGAGGGTACTTCGCGAGGTTGGACCGCTGCTGCTGGATCAGGGTGATAACGATGCGTTCATGTGGTTGAGGCAGCAAACGCAGACCATTGTTAAATAA